Below is a genomic region from Actinomycetota bacterium.
GAGCGACCCCCAAGGGCGTCCGACGATCATGCCGCTGCTCCCGTCCGAACCGCGCGTGTTCGCGGTCGGAAGGCTGGACATGGACACCTCCGGGCTGCTGCTGGTCACCAACGACGGTGACTTCGCACAGAAGGTGTCCCACCCGCGCTTCGGGGTGCCGAAGACGTACCTGGCCGAGGTCTCCGGACACGCCGGGTCCGGCCACGTCACGAAGCTACGGGCGGGAGTCGAACTCGAAGACGGCAGGGCGTCGGCGGAGCGCGTCCGCTTGTCAGGCATCAAACGCGGTCACAGCCTCGTGGAGCTCACGGTCCGGGAGGGACGAAACCGTCTGGTCCGCCGTCTTCTGGAGGCAGTGGGCCTGCCGGTGGTGTCGCTGGTGAGGACGTCCATCGGGCCGTGCCGGCTCGGCCGGCTCAAGGCCGGCACCTACAGGACCCTGTCGGCGGCGGAGGTGCACGAGCTGCTGTCGTCGGCGTCGGCGTCCGTAGACTGACCCGATGCCCCGGCTGTACGCGGTTCGCGGCGCCACGTCCCTGGACGAGGACAGCAGAGCTCAGGTCCTGTCCCGGACCCAGGAGCTTCTGGCCGAGCTGATGTCCTCCAACGGGATCCGGCCGCCCGACCTGGTCAGCATCCTTTTCACCGCGACCGGCGACCTGCACTCCGAGTTCCCGGCCGCAGCGGCCAGGGTGATGGGCTTGGACGGAGTCCCGCTGCTGTGCGCGCGGGAGATGGATGTGTCCAGCTCTCTGGCCTTCCCGCGGTGCGTCCGCGTCCTGCTGCACTTTTACGGCGACACCCCGCCGCGGCCGGTTTACCTCCAAGGAACGCACCGGCTGCTCGACCCCCCGGATCCCGCGTGACGGCCTCCCGGCGCGTGGCGGTCATCGGTACGGGGCTGATCGGGGGATCGATCGGGCTGTGCCTTCGAAAGTCCGGTTACGCCCGAGTCGCGGGCTACGACTCGGCTCCCGAGGCGTCGCGCAAGGCCGCCGACGCCGGCGCGATCGACGAGGCAGCCGGATCGCTGGGCGAGGCGTGCGCGGGTGCGGACATCGTCGTGGTTGCGACGCCGGTCGGGCAGATCGCGGAAACCGTCAGGCAGCTGTCCTCCGTGGTGGAGCCCGGCGTGGTGGTGACCGACGTGGGCTCCGCCAAGGGCCCCGTGGTGCAGGAGGCCGAATCCGTCCTCGGTCCCGGCAGGCCTTTCGTCGGGGGGCATCCGATGGCAGGCACCGAGGGGCAGGGCGTGCAGGCCGCACGGGCGGATCTGTTCGAGGGCGCCCTGTGGATCCTCACCCCCACCGACGGCACCAGTCCGCAGGCCTTCGGCACGATTGCCGCACTCGTGACGCAGCTGGGAGCGAGCACGCTGGCGCTGGACCCGGCGGAGCACGACCGTCTGGTTGCGCTCGTCAGCCACCTGCCGTACCTCATCGCCACGACCCTCATGGAGATCGCCGGCCGGGAGGACGACGAGCGGGTTTTCGCGGCTGCCGCGGGTTCGTTCCGGGACGTCACCCGGACGGCGGGTTCGAGCCCCGGCGTCTGGAGGGACATCCTGCGCGCGAACCGGCATGCCCTTCTGGCCCAGCTCACGACCTTTCGGTCGGGTCTCGCGACGTTCGGGCAGGCGCTTGAGTCCGAGGACTGGCAGGGCGTCGATCGGTGCATACAGGCGGCGCGCGACGCGCGGGCGCGGCTGCCGGCGAAGGCAGGCCGGGGGCCCGAGGTCCCGGTGCGCATCGAGGTGACCGTTCCGGACAGAGCGGGGATTCTCGCGGAGATCACCACGGGAGTCGGCGAGCTCGGCGTCAACATCGAGGACCTGTGGATGGACCACACCGCCGCGGGAGGTGTCGTCCACATCGTCGTGGATGGACCCGAGGCGGCGTCGAGGGCGTGCGTGCGCCTGTCCGGCCTCGGGTACCGCTGCAGGGCGTGCGACGAGGCATGAGGCTCCCACCGGAGCTCACGTGACGGTCCTTGTTGTGCGGGGAGGGACCCAGGTGTCCGGGTCCGTAGTGGGGCCCGGCGACACGTCCATCAGCCACCGCGCGTTGATGCTCGCCGCGACCGCCCGCGGGACCAGCCGCCTGAGCGAGCTCGCGCCGGGGGAGGACGTGGCCTCGACGGCCTCGTGCCTGAGGCGGTTCGGCGTAGACATCGACGCCCGCGGTAGCTCCGCGACCGTCGGCAGCCCCGGCCTGGCCGGGTGGAAAGAGCCCCAAGGCCCCCTGGACTGCGGCAACTCGGGGACGACCATGCGGCTGCTGGCGGGACTGGCGGCGCGACTGCCGCACGAAATCGTCCTGGACGGGGACCGGTCGCTGCGCGGGCGACCGATGGAGCGCGTGGCCTCCCCGCTGCGCGAGATGGGAGCCGATGTCCGAACGGACTCGGGGCGCCCGCCCGTGCGCGTCAGGGGAGGCCGCCTCACCGCGGCGCACGTGCGATCCGACGTTGCGTCGGCGCAGGTGAAGTCGGCGGTCCTGCTGGCGGGTCTCGGCTCCCGTGGCACTACTGTCTTTGAAGAGCCTCAGCGGTCCAGGGACCACACCGAGCGGATGCTGTCGGCCCTCGGCGCCCCCGTCCGCGTCGATGGTCCCGTCGTGAAGGTCGAGGAGTTCGAGGTGCCGCCTTTCGACATGCGCGCCCCCGGCGACCCGTCGTCCGCCGCGTTCCTCGCGGCCGCCGCATGCCTGTCGGGCGAGATTCGTATCGAGGCGGTCGGCCTCAACCCGACGAGGTTAGGGTTCGTCGAGTGGCTGGAGCGCGCGGGTGCGCGCATCCGTTGGGAGCAGAGCGAGGAGACGATGGGGGAGCCGATCGGCTGGCTCGAGTGCCGCCAAAGCGAGCTGTCGGCACTTCCGTCTCCCGACGCAGCCCGGATGATCGACGAGCTTCCGCTGGCAGCGGTGGTGGCGACGCAGGCGCAAGGGGAGACCCGGATCACGGGAGCGGCCGAGCTGCGCGTAAAGGAGTCGGATCGGATCTCCGCCGTCTGCCGGGGGCTCAGCGCGCTCGGTGCGGACGTGTCCGAGCTCCACGACGGACTGGTGGTGAGGGGTCCCACGCGGCTGCGCGGAGCGACGGTGGACTCCCACGGGGACCATCGCCTCGCCATGGCCATGGCGGTGGCGGGACTGGTGGCCGATGGCACGACCGTGGTGACCGGCTTCGAGGCCGCGTCTGTGTCGTGGCCGGGGTTCGCCGACGCCCTGCGGGACCTGGGCGCCGACGTCGCCGAACAGGACTCCCGGTGAGCCGCCTGATCGTTGCGGTGGACGGCACCGCCGGGTCGGGCAAGTCCACGGTCTCCAGGATCGTCGCGACGCGGCTGGGGCTGGTCCACATCGACACCGGCTCCACCTACCGGCTTCTTGGATGGCTGTCGATCCAGCGCGGGCTGCCGCTGCAGAGCGCTCAGGTCGTGGCGGACGCTGCGCGGGAGCTTGCCGGCAGGTGCGGGCTGGGCCCCCAGGGTGTACTCACGTTCGACGGGGCGCCCGTGGGCGAGGAGCTCCGGGATCCGGAGGTGACGCGGGCGGCCTCGGTGGTCGCGGCGCACCCAGAGGTCCGGGCGGTCCTGGTGAAGCTGCAAAGAGGCCTGGTACCGCCCGAGGGGGCTGTGGTCGAGGGCCGCGACATCGGCACGGTGGTGTGGCCGCAGGCGGAGGTGAAGGCGTATCTGGACGCACACCCGGACACGCGCGCGGAGCGAAGATCCGGAGGCGAAGCCCCCGACGCCGTGCGGGAGCGCGACCACCGCGACTCCACAAGGCCGGTTGGGGCGATGAGGCCCGGCCGCGGCGCGGTGCTGATTGACACCAGCTCGCGCAGTCCCGAGCAGGTCGCCGAGGTGATCCTGGAGCGGGCACGCAACAGGAGGCCCCGCGCCAACATCGAGTTCCGCCTTGTGCGCGGGACACTGTCGGGTATCGCGCGCACGCTGTTCAGGATGGAGATACGGGGCGCGCATCTGATCCCGTCCACCGGCCCCGCGATCATCGCGCCGAACCACCGGTCCATGGTCGACGTGATGGCCGCGGCTGCTCTCACGAGACGCAAGACGTGGTTTATGTCTAAAGAGGAGCTGTTCGCCACCAGGCTGTCCAGCAGCTTCTTTACGAAGATGGGCTGCTTTCCGGTCCGGCGCGGAAGACCCGACCGCAGATCGCTTGCGACCGCGCTTTCCCTGCTGGCAAGGGGAGAGCTGCTGGGGTTGTTCCCGGAAGGGACCCGGCAGCCTCAGGCCAGATTCGACACGATCGAGGAAGGACTGGCGTACGTGGCCCTGAAGTCCGGAGCGCCGGTCGTGCCCGTTGCCTTTTCCGGCACCCAGCTTGTCCTGCCGAAGGGAAGCAAGGTCCCGCGGCTGGTCAAGCTGCGGGCGCAGGTCGGCGAACCGTTCGTGCTCGGGGGCCCGGTGCGGGGAGTGCTGGCGCGGGCCCAGATCGTCCAGGCCACCGACGAGTCACAGCGGAGGCTGGCCGAGGTGATGGACGCGGTGGAGCCGGTCACCCGATGACCCTGCCCGTGGTGGCCATCGTCGGCCGCCCCAACGTCGGCAAGTCCACGCTCGTCAACCGCCTGCTCGGCCGCAGGGAGGCGATCGTCCAGCAACGCCCGGGGGTGACGAGGGACCGGGTGCTCTACCACGCCGAGTGGCAGGGCCGCCCCTTTCTGCTCGTGGACACGGGGGGCTTGGAGCTGTCGCCGGAGGGCGAGCTCGCGGGCAAGGTCGCAGAGACCGCCCGCGCAGCCGCGGCGGAGGCCGACCGCATCCTTTTCGTGGTCGACGCCACCGTGGGGCCGACGCCGGACGACGAGGACGTCGCCGGGGTGATCCGCAAGCTGGGCCGTCCCGTCGTGCTGGTGGCCAACAAGGCGGACAACGCGTCGCGCGAACCCGCCGCCGCCGACTTCTACCGTCTCGGCCTCGGCGCGCCGCAGCCCGTATCGGCCCTGCACGGCCGCAACACCGGTGACCTTCTGGACCTGATCACAAAAGACTTCGGCCGCGAGGCCCCCGAAGAGGGCGCTGAGCCTCGAGTGGCGCTGGTGGGGCGTCCGAACGTCGGGAAGTCGTCGCTTTTCAACCGGATCGTGGGGGCCCAGCGAAGCATCGTCCACGACGAGCCGGGCACCACGAGGGACACCGTGGACACGGTCGTCTCCGTTGAAGGCGGGGAGCCCCTTCGTTTCGTGGACACGGCCGGCTTGCGGCGGCTCATGCGGATCGACGACCAGACGGAGTACTACGGCTTCGTCCGGACCATGCGCGCGCTGGACCGCTGCGAGCTGGCGCTTCTGGTCATCGACGGCAGCGAGGGCATCGCCCGCCAGGATCTGCGTATCGCCGAGCAGATCGTGGAACTCGGCCGGTCCGCCGTGATGCTGGTGAACAAGGTGGACCTGCTCGAGCCGCGAGTCCGGGAGATCGAGATGCAGGAGGTGAGGCGCCGCCTGCCGTACCTGGACTTCGCGCCGCTGATAGCGACGTCCGCCGAGACCGGCGAGGGACTGGCGGACGTCATCCCGTCCATCCTGCGGATCCTCAAGGCCCGGACCCTGCGCGTGCCGACGCCGCTGCTGAACGCGGTGATCGAGGACCTGCAGGCCAGGACGCCGATACCTTCCAAGCGAGGAAACTCGAGGGTCAAGTACGCGGTTCAGGCGGAGGCGTCGCCCCCGACCATCGTGCTGTTCGGAGCGCAGGACGTCCCGCCGGCGTGGCTGAGACATCTGGACCGCGGGCTGCGCCGGCGCTTCGGGTTCGAGGGCACTCCGATCAGGTTCCGCACCAAAGCCGGGGCGACACGGCGCACGGGCGGCAAGCAGGGACGCCGCTGAGCCGGCTTCTCAGTCGAGGCGTGACAGCGACAGCGCAAAATCTCCCGCCGCGTCCGTCCACCAACGCAGCAGGGTGAGTCCCGCGGCTGCGAGCTCCCGCTCCACGACTTTTCTCGTGAACTTCGCGCTCGTTTCGGTCCGCAGCAGTTCGCCGGACCTGAAGCCGATCTTCAGGTCCAGTGCCTCGACCCGCGCGCTCTGGTCGACCTTCGAGCGAAGGGCCATCTCGATCCAGCCCTCGCGCTCGTCGTAGCGAGCGACGTGGTCGAACCGGTCGGGCTCGAAGCCGGCCCGGAGGCTTGAGTTCAGCACGCGCAGGATGTTGCGGTTGAACTCGGCCGTCACGCCGTCCGCGTCGTTGTAGGCAGCCTCCATCCGCGCGACGTCTTTCACCAGATCGGTCCCGAGCAGCAGCCAGTCGCCCGCCGGCATGGATGACGCCAGATCGCGCAGAAAGGCTTTCCGCACGCGGGGCTCGAGGTTGCCGATCGTGCCTCCCAGGAATGCGACCAGCTTCGGCTCGTCCCGGGGCAGGGACTGCAGGTGCCGCTCGAAATCCCCGACGACCGCGTGCACGTGCAGGTCCGGGTATGCGGTCGAGATGTCCGTGGCGGCGTCGCGGAGCGTCTGCTCGCTCACGTCGAATGGGACGAACCTGCGAAGCCTGGCTCCGGCGGTCATCGCGTCGAGCAGGATTCGCGTCTTCTCCGAGGTTCCCGAACCGAGCTCCACGAGCGTCGCGCAACCGGCGAGTGCCTGGATCTCGCCGGCCCTGGACAGCAGGATCTCCCGCTCAGCCCGTGTCTGGTAGTACTCGGGGAGCCGCGTGATGAGGTCGAACAGCCGCGATCCCTCCTCGTCGTAAAACCATTTCGGGGGCAGCGCCTTCGGCTCGGAGGTCAGGCCCTTCAGGACGTCTCGCTTCAGCGCCTCGTGCAAGTCGTCCGGGCCGAGATGGACCTCGACCGTCACGCGTTGTCCTGCCACTCCCGCGCCTTGGACCGGGGACTGCTGCCCGGGCTCGCCCGAGCTCATGCGTCCCGCGCGCAGCGGAACCCGGCGAAGATCTGTCGCCGGACCGGGTAGTCCCAGTTGCGGAACGTCGTCCTGATCGCACTGGGGTGGGTTGCCCAGGAGCCGCCGCGTAGCACCTTGTAGTCGGGCCCGAAGAACGCCTCGGAGTACTCCTCATACGGAAAGGACCTGAACCCGGGGTAGGGACGGAAGTCCGACGACGTCCATTCCCACACGTCGCCCACCATCTGCCTGCACCCCCAGGGGCTGGCGCCCGGAGCGTAGGCACCCACGGGAGCCGGACCGTAGTGGCGCTCACCCAGGTTGGCCAGGGCCGCAGTGGGGGCCGAATCGCCCCAGGGATACCGTCGCTTGCGTCCGGACGGCTCCCACGACGCCGCTTTCTCCCACTCCGCCTCCGTCGGCAGGCGCTTGCCCGCCCACCGCGCATACGCATCCGCCTCGTACCAGCTCACGTGCTGGACCGGCTCGCGGGGGTCCAGGTCCAGGTGGCGACCGAACCTGCGCACGGACCAGGAACCGGTCCCCTCGCTCCAGAAAGCCGGGTGACGGATGTCCTTGTCCCGGCGCCATGCCCAGCCCTCCGGGTGCCACCACCTCTGGTCGTCGTAGCCTCCCGCCGCGATGAACTGCGCGTAGTCGGCGTTGCAGACCGGCGTGGCGTCGATTCGGAAAGGCGGCAGGTCCACGACGTGAGCCGGCCTTTCGTTGTCGTAGGCGAGGGGGTCGCTGTCCGTGCCCATGACGAACGGTCCACCCTGGACGGACACCTCCGGCGACTGGACCGCAGAACCCTCGGGCGCGGGAGGCCTCGGGGGACGCAGAGGGTCCCCTGACATCAGCTGCAGGGTCGACAGCATCGTCTCGTCGTGCTGGTGCTCATGCTGGACCACCATGGTGTAGACGAAGCCGCCGCCCAGCAGCCGGTCGGACGGGTCCAGCTCTATCCGTTCCAGGACGTCCAGCGCGCGCCCCCGGACGTCCGCGAGGTAGGCCCTGGCCTCCCGCGGCTTCAGCAGGGGCAGCTCCGGTCTCTTCCAGCGCGGGTGCTCAAAGGCGTTGTACATGTCGTCGAACTTCGGGGAAGTGGGCGGGAGACCGGCGACCTCGCGCAGCAGCCACAGCTCCTCGAAGTTGCCGATGTGCGCGAGGTCCCACACCAGGGGGGACATCAGCCGCGAGTGCTGGCGCATCTGGACTTCCTCGGACAGGGGGTCCAGCAGCTCGAGGGACCGGCGCCGCGCCGCCTCCAGCTCCTCGGCCACCACCTGCTTCAGGTCCATGCTGCCTCCTGGGGGCTCAAGTCCAGCACCGACCCCGTCTTCGTCCAGCTCTCGAGCAGGTCGTCGGCCGGGACACGGCCCCGCGCCACCCACCTGTCGAAGTATTCGCCGACCACGTCGGTCGTGGACCGGTCCGCCCCGACCCGTGCCAGGGCCGCCTGGGCCGCGAGAAAGCATCGCTTGGCCGATTCTGCGAGGACCGGGTGGCGCAGGCCGTGCCTTGCCGCGTCCGCCCACATCCCAGCCGACGGCCCGGCCGCCGCGAAAGCCGCCTCCGAGGCTTCTTCGTCGTCCAGCAACGCCGCGCCGACCGCCGCCGGCACCCGCCACCACGGTTCCGGCAGGGAGTCGATCATCCGAAGCTCCAACCACCCCTTCGGCCGCACCGGCGGAAACAGCGTGGACAGGTGGTACTCCAGGTCGTCGCGGTCCGGAAACCCCAGGGCGTGCCCATCGGACATCCAACGGCCGAATGAAAACCCCGGCGCAAGCGGCACAAAGCGGTCCTCGGACCTGATGAGCATCAATCCGGCGTCCAGGACGTATCTCCACCAGTCGCCCGCATGGTCGTCGCCGCGACAGGCCGGAGCGGTCCGGGAGCCGTCGATGGACATCCATGCCGCCAGCCGGGACGACCTCCATCCGGACGGACGTCCTTCCACCACCGGCGAGTTGGCGAAAGCCCCCGCCAGCAGGGGGCCGAGCAGGTGGGCCAGCCGCCAGCGCCGGCCAACCGACGCGGCACTCGATCCGACGCCGACGTTGACGTGGACGGCCGCCGTTCCACACATCATCTTGCGGCCGGCCATCCCACCGTGGTCGAAGTACGACTCCATGGACACATACCGCGGCGCATCGAGCACTCTGTGGTCGCTGCGCAGCGGGTCGGCTCCGAGCTGCCGGAGGGCAATCCCGTGGCTGGACGCCGCGTCGCGGATCACGGACATATCGGCGGACACCGCGTCGCACGCGCCGGCGATCGTACGGTGGGGGAGCGAGCTGATCTCGACCTGGCCGCCCGGCTCGAACGTGATGGACCCTCCACCGGGCAGGGGCCCGGCCTCCGCTCGCAGGAGCTCCAGCTCGTCCGCGGTCACGCGGGAGGCCGGGTCGGCGGGAAAGGTCAGAGACTCCACCTCGATGCCCACCCGCAGGTCGGGCGAGGGAGCGAAACACCGCTCCTCCACGTGTTGCCGGACGTCGGCAACGGACAGAATCGGCAACCTGGAAGGCACACCCAATAATGACCCGCTGGAGCAGCCGCGGGGGCCGTCCGGGCTTGAGGGGGCGCGCGTGCTAGCCTGACGCAACGGGCCGTAGCGCAGCTTGGCAGCGCGCTTGACTGGGGGTCAAGAGGTCGGGAGTTCAAATCTCCCCGGCCCGACTAAAGAGGACTGACCTGCTGAAACAGGTCGGTCCTCTTCACGTCTGGCCAGAAGGGCCGACCGGGGACAGACCCAGCGCCAGTGTCCTGAACCTGCGCATTCCCGCGGTCATGACGTGGTTGTGCCCCCACGCGAGCACCGCGTGAGCCGGCAGCGACAGAGCACGGAGCAGCCGCCTCCGCACCTCCACGTCGAACAACAGCCGGATGTGGCACTCCTGGGGCGTGCCCGGCTCCTGCAGCGAAGAGCCGGGCTTCGACAACTCCAACGTGGCCTCCCCGTCGATGTCGCCTGAAACCCGCACCCTAAGGACTCCCGGCGGCGTCGATTCCACCACGCGCAAGACGAACCGAATCCGGTAGGCGAGCGGAGACTGCACCACCACGCGGCCCTCGTCGCCCTCACCGATCCCGGCGGAGTGGAACTCCTTCAGCCAGTGCCACCACTCCGTGAATTTGTCGGTGCGCTCGAGTGCCTGCCACACGCGCGAAGGGGGCACCTCCAGGACCCAGTGGTTTTCAAACCTGAAGTGCGGCCGGACGAGCAGCCGCGACAGCCCGGTGCGGCTTGGGGTCGTCAGCGAGCCGAACCGATCAGCGTGAGGAACTCCTGGCGCGTCCGCGGGTCGTTGCGGATGGCTCCGTGCAGAGCGGACGTGACCGTCATCGACCCTCTCGCCCGGGCCCCCCGCAGGGTCATACACGTGTGCTCGGCCTCCAGGGCGACGCCGACCCCCTTCGGGCGCAGTTCGCCCTCAAGCCAGTTCGCCACCTGTTGAGTAAGGCTCTCTTGTACCTGCAGGCCCCGGGAGAACATCTCCACGACCCTGGCCAGCTTCGACAGGCCCAGGATGCGTTCGGCGGGCAGGTAGGCGACGTGCGCGACCCCGAAAAAGGGCAGGAGGTGGTGCGCGCACAGCGAGTGGAACGGGATCGACCGCGCGATCACCATCTCGTCGTAGCCCTCGTCGTTGGGGAACGTCGTGAGCGAGACGGGCCGGGGGGACAAAAGGGCCGCATAGGCGCGCGCGACGCGGCCGGGCGTGTGCTCCAGATGGGGCCGCGTGAGGTCGAGGCCCAGAGCAGTCAGCAGGTCGGTGACAGCCTTCTCGGCCGCCACCAGGTCCACCGACGCGCTGTCTGAGGTCTCGGGGTCGGACTCGTGGCTCACCGGGCAATGGTAGCGGCGGGCTTCCGGCGCTACCATTGCGCCCTCAGTCGCCGCGAGCCTGGGACCTCTCGTCCGCGGCGAGATCGCGCTGCCTTCTGAGCCTGGCCTCCCTGCGGATGGCAGCCGCCCTCTGGCGGCGCTTCTCGTCCTCCGTCTCGGGCGTCACTCCGGGGACGGACCGCGGCTTACCCGCGTCGTCCAGCGCCACGAACACCAGGTAGGCACTGGACGTGTGGACCCGCCGCCCGGTGGCGATGTCCTCGGCCTCCACCCGGACTCCCACCTCCATCGAGGTCCGGCCCGCGTCGTTGACGGCCGCCTTGAACGTGACCAGGTTCCCCAGCAGGACGGGGTGCAGGAAAGACATCCCGTCGATGGCCGCCGTGACCACGCTGCCCCCGGCGTGCCTGGCCGCCGCGGTGCCGGCGGCGGTGTCCACGAGCTTCATGATGACGCCACCGTGGACATTGCCCTGCAGGTTCGCATCAGTGATGCCCATCACCTGGCTGAGCACGACGACCGAGTCCGAGACCTTCTTCGACGGCTGCCGGCCGCTCATGGGCGGACGAAGGTCGTGGCGATACGGGTCATGGGCTTGTCCTACGCCGTCCTGGCCTTGGCGTCAACCAGGTGAGCCGGCAGGATTTGAAAGCAGGTCGCAGAAGCCTTGGAGTATGCAGACTCGCCTGTCGCTGCTGGACGGCCATCCCAGCCATGACGCCACCACGTGTCCGAACTGCGCCACGGGGTGCCTCGCCGCCTACCATGCCGAGGATTCGCACGAGGCGTCGGCACGGACGGCGTGGCAGGAGGTGGTCGACCTCGCCTTCACCGAACCGGCCCTGGCGGTCCTGCTCGGAGCGGCCATGGCCTCGGTCTTCGTCGACAGGCTCGGGATCCAGCCCGTCCTGCTCCACCTGTTCGGTGGAACCGAGCCGGCCCGGGCCCAAGCGCTGCGTTCGGCGATGTCGGTGGTCGGCCAGCCGGGTTCGCTGGTCCGGGACTGGTGCGAGCCGCCCAGGTCGATCCTCAGCAGGCTCGACCTCGTTTCGCCCCTCCCCGTGGCCCTGCAGGGCCTGGAGCAATCGCCGCGGGCGATCAGGCTGATCGGAGGCGGCGCCCCCGGAACCGTCATCATCTCGGCCGGTCAGATACCGCTTCCCGCGGAAGCCCATCGCCCAGGGCGGCTCGAGTTCAAGGCACCGGCGGTCTCAGGCGCCGCCGCCGGCCTTGTCCATGCCATCACCACTACCCACTACGGCTGGCCGCGTGCCTGGCTCAGCGAGCACCCGGTATCGGGCGAGATCGAAAACTGGTTCAAGGTGTCTCTGGACGTCATAAACGGCAGGTCCCCGGATCTCGGCGGCCACGCGGAGGCCCTGGCGCTGAGTGCAACAGGTTTCGGGGCGCTCGGCCGGATCGTCGGAAGGGGATTCGCCTTTTACGCGGGAATGGGAGCCGCGCTGCGCGCGGTCGAGTCGATGCGCTCGCCACCGCTGCACCTCGTCATCGGCTGACCTGCACCATCCCGGCCTCGGTCCGGCCTAGGATGGGCCGATGAGGCAGGCGGACCGGCCGCGAGAACGGCTGCTCACCCTGCCCAACCTGTTGTCGTTCGGCAGGATAGCCGCGACCCCCTTGCTGGCTTGGCTGATCCTGACCCGCCGTAACCTGCCGGCCACGGTGCTCGTGGCGGTAATGGGGATCAGCGACTTCCTGGACGGCTACATCGCCCGCGCCACGGGGACCGTAAGCGACGTGGGGGTGGTGATCGATCCCGTCTCCGACCGGATCGCCGTGATCACGTCGCTGGTCACCCTGATGGTCGTGGGCTCGCTGCCGTTATGGCTGGGATTGCCGGTGCTCGCCCGGGAGGGCGTGGTATCCGCGGCCTTCCTGGTGCTGGCCCGCCGCGGCTTCGGCAAGCCGAAGGTGAGGCTGGTGGGGAAGACCGCCACGTTCGCGCTGCTCGCTTCGCTTCCGCTGGTGATCCTTGGGGGAGGAGCGCGCCTGGCGGGCCTTGGCCTGTTCGCGGCCGGTGGGGTCGTGTCGTTTATCGCCGTG
It encodes:
- the egtA gene encoding ergothioneine biosynthesis glutamate--cysteine ligase EgtA, whose product is MPSRLPILSVADVRQHVEERCFAPSPDLRVGIEVESLTFPADPASRVTADELELLRAEAGPLPGGGSITFEPGGQVEISSLPHRTIAGACDAVSADMSVIRDAASSHGIALRQLGADPLRSDHRVLDAPRYVSMESYFDHGGMAGRKMMCGTAAVHVNVGVGSSAASVGRRWRLAHLLGPLLAGAFANSPVVEGRPSGWRSSRLAAWMSIDGSRTAPACRGDDHAGDWWRYVLDAGLMLIRSEDRFVPLAPGFSFGRWMSDGHALGFPDRDDLEYHLSTLFPPVRPKGWLELRMIDSLPEPWWRVPAAVGAALLDDEEASEAAFAAAGPSAGMWADAARHGLRHPVLAESAKRCFLAAQAALARVGADRSTTDVVGEYFDRWVARGRVPADDLLESWTKTGSVLDLSPQEAAWT
- the folE gene encoding GTP cyclohydrolase I FolE; this translates as MSHESDPETSDSASVDLVAAEKAVTDLLTALGLDLTRPHLEHTPGRVARAYAALLSPRPVSLTTFPNDEGYDEMVIARSIPFHSLCAHHLLPFFGVAHVAYLPAERILGLSKLARVVEMFSRGLQVQESLTQQVANWLEGELRPKGVGVALEAEHTCMTLRGARARGSMTVTSALHGAIRNDPRTRQEFLTLIGSAR
- a CDS encoding acyl-CoA thioesterase; this translates as MSGRQPSKKVSDSVVVLSQVMGITDANLQGNVHGGVIMKLVDTAAGTAAARHAGGSVVTAAIDGMSFLHPVLLGNLVTFKAAVNDAGRTSMEVGVRVEAEDIATGRRVHTSSAYLVFVALDDAGKPRSVPGVTPETEDEKRRQRAAAIRREARLRRQRDLAADERSQARGD
- a CDS encoding DUF927 domain-containing protein, whose amino-acid sequence is MQTRLSLLDGHPSHDATTCPNCATGCLAAYHAEDSHEASARTAWQEVVDLAFTEPALAVLLGAAMASVFVDRLGIQPVLLHLFGGTEPARAQALRSAMSVVGQPGSLVRDWCEPPRSILSRLDLVSPLPVALQGLEQSPRAIRLIGGGAPGTVIISAGQIPLPAEAHRPGRLEFKAPAVSGAAAGLVHAITTTHYGWPRAWLSEHPVSGEIENWFKVSLDVINGRSPDLGGHAEALALSATGFGALGRIVGRGFAFYAGMGAALRAVESMRSPPLHLVIG
- a CDS encoding CDP-alcohol phosphatidyltransferase family protein — its product is MRQADRPRERLLTLPNLLSFGRIAATPLLAWLILTRRNLPATVLVAVMGISDFLDGYIARATGTVSDVGVVIDPVSDRIAVITSLVTLMVVGSLPLWLGLPVLAREGVVSAAFLVLARRGFGKPKVRLVGKTATFALLASLPLVILGGGARLAGLGLFAAGGVVSFIAVFRYWQDIAAWLKSRAAEGAQAGPDPTGG